The Corynebacterium renale genome includes a region encoding these proteins:
- a CDS encoding NUDIX hydrolase, with translation MSERRQLSPTVAVSTVGFALAQPWARHAESPAGSPIDPADRGLWVPLVRRVRPPFKGAWALPGGPTQWDQTLGESAHEYLVAATAAEPNYLEQLYAFGSVERSAEAERTVTIAYWAQFRDRDFRGAHPPDDPNLAWFNTTNLPELAFDHADIIDKGLERLRKRAEQTLVAHRFLGESFTFAQLREVHEVIVGKHLDPANFRRQILASGEIEETGTTQAGAKHRPAKYYRFIQKDHS, from the coding sequence GTGAGTGAACGTCGGCAGCTTAGCCCCACCGTGGCGGTCTCCACGGTGGGCTTTGCTCTAGCGCAACCGTGGGCCCGCCACGCAGAGTCCCCGGCAGGCAGCCCCATAGATCCCGCCGACCGTGGCCTGTGGGTACCGCTGGTCCGCCGCGTCCGCCCACCGTTCAAAGGGGCGTGGGCGCTTCCCGGCGGCCCCACCCAATGGGATCAAACCCTGGGCGAATCCGCGCATGAATACTTAGTCGCAGCAACCGCAGCCGAACCGAACTACCTGGAACAGCTCTACGCCTTCGGCTCCGTTGAGCGTTCCGCCGAAGCAGAACGCACCGTCACCATCGCATACTGGGCCCAATTCCGCGACCGCGACTTCCGCGGCGCACACCCGCCCGATGATCCCAACCTTGCCTGGTTCAACACCACGAACCTGCCAGAACTTGCCTTCGACCATGCGGACATCATCGACAAAGGGCTCGAGCGGCTGAGAAAACGCGCCGAACAAACCCTGGTTGCGCACCGATTCTTAGGCGAATCCTTCACATTTGCACAACTGAGGGAAGTCCACGAAGTGATCGTCGGCAAGCACCTTGACCCCGCCAACTTCCGCAGACAGATCCTCGCCAGCGGAGAGATCGAAGAAACCGGCACCACCCAAGCCGGAGCCAAGCACCGCCCAGCCAAGTACTACCGCTTTATCCAGAAAGACCACTCATGA
- the nadA gene encoding quinolinate synthase NadA, giving the protein MSSVTNLILRAAQRERTCDAGLPAEPWEVDQNNSYGPGASHGDTFAPLPAPQGPLPDRYTQATTEELEAMITQAKATLGDRVKILGHFYQRDEIVQFADFIGDSFNLAQAAKAHPEAEAFVFCGVHFMAETADILSGENQAVILPNLAAGCSMADMATITQVESCWQQITEVLPLDARAGAKAPIVPVTYMNSSADIKAFCGRSGGIVCTSSNARTVLEWVFERGERVVFLPDQHLGRNTARAMGIADEEIIMWHPNQPLGGNTPEEIRAAKVILWNGFCSVHKRFTVAQIEQARAEFPGVKVVVHPECPAPVVDAADESGSTEVIRRVVEESQPGDVIAIGTEINMVNRLAQQYPDRVIFCLDPVVCPCSTMYRIHPAYLAWTLEALVEGRTPNRITVPDNTAADARVALERMLAAKPRL; this is encoded by the coding sequence ATGAGCTCCGTAACTAACCTCATCCTGCGCGCCGCCCAACGCGAACGCACCTGCGACGCCGGCCTTCCTGCCGAGCCGTGGGAAGTAGACCAGAACAACTCCTACGGGCCCGGCGCCTCCCACGGCGATACTTTCGCCCCACTACCAGCCCCGCAAGGCCCACTTCCGGACCGCTACACGCAGGCCACTACAGAAGAACTCGAAGCAATGATCACCCAAGCGAAGGCCACGTTGGGCGACCGGGTAAAGATCCTGGGGCACTTCTACCAGCGCGATGAAATAGTCCAATTCGCGGACTTCATCGGGGATTCCTTCAACCTGGCCCAAGCCGCCAAAGCCCACCCGGAAGCCGAGGCCTTCGTCTTCTGCGGCGTGCACTTCATGGCAGAAACTGCAGACATCCTCTCCGGGGAGAACCAAGCCGTCATCCTGCCGAATCTTGCCGCCGGCTGCTCGATGGCAGACATGGCCACGATTACTCAGGTGGAATCGTGCTGGCAGCAGATCACCGAAGTGTTGCCCTTAGACGCGCGCGCCGGGGCGAAGGCACCCATCGTGCCGGTGACGTACATGAACTCCTCTGCGGACATCAAAGCATTCTGCGGGCGGAGCGGCGGGATCGTGTGCACCTCTTCTAATGCGCGCACCGTCCTGGAGTGGGTATTTGAGCGCGGCGAGCGCGTGGTTTTCCTGCCGGACCAGCATCTGGGCCGCAACACCGCGCGAGCCATGGGGATCGCGGACGAAGAAATTATCATGTGGCACCCCAACCAGCCGCTTGGCGGCAACACCCCGGAAGAAATCCGCGCGGCGAAGGTGATCCTGTGGAATGGGTTCTGCTCCGTGCACAAGCGTTTTACTGTGGCCCAGATCGAACAGGCCCGCGCCGAATTTCCGGGCGTGAAAGTTGTGGTCCACCCCGAATGCCCTGCGCCGGTGGTTGATGCTGCCGACGAATCCGGTTCCACCGAAGTCATCCGGCGCGTCGTGGAAGAATCCCAGCCCGGTGACGTAATTGCCATCGGCACCGAAATTAACATGGTCAACCGCCTGGCCCAGCAGTACCCTGACCGGGTAATTTTCTGTCTGGATCCTGTGGTGTGCCCGTGCTCGACGATGTACCGCATCCACCCGGCATACCTGGCCTGGACCCTGGAAGCCCTGGTGGAAGGCCGCACACCTAACCGGATCACCGTGCCCGACAATACTGCTGCCGACGCCCGTGTTGCCCTCGAGCGCATGCTTGCAGCAAAACCACGCCTATGA